From the Cervus elaphus chromosome 20, mCerEla1.1, whole genome shotgun sequence genome, one window contains:
- the LOC122677945 gene encoding hypoxanthine-guanine phosphoribosyltransferase-like, which translates to MATCSSSIVISDDEPGYDLDLFCIPNHYAEDLEKVFIPHGLIMDRTERLARDVMQAMGGHHIVALCVLKGGYKFFADLLDYIKVLNRNSDRSIPMTVDFIRLKSYCNDQSTGDIKVIGGDDLSTLTGKNVLIVEDIIDTGKTMQALLSLVKRYNPKMVKVASLLVKRTPRSVGYRPDFVGFEIPDKFVVGYALDYNEHFRDLNHVCVISETGKAKYKA; encoded by the coding sequence ATGGCGACCTGCAGCTCCAGCATCGTGATTAGTGATGATGAACCAGGTTATGACCTGGATTTATTTTGTATACCTAATCATTATGCAGAGGATTTGGAAAAGGTGTTTATCCCTCATGGACTAATTATGGATAGAACTGAACGGCTTGCTCGAGATGTGATGCAGGCGATGGGAGGCCATCACATCGTAGCCCTCTGTGTGCTGAAGGGGGGCTATAAGTTCTTTGCAGACCTACTGGATTACATCAAAGTACTGAACAGAAATAGTGACAGGTCCATTCCTATGACTGTAGATTTTATCAGACTGAAGAGCTACTGTAATGATCAGTCAACAGGTGACATAAAAGTGATTGGTGGAGATGATCTCTCAACTTTGACTGGAAAGAATGTCTTGATTGTTGAAGATATCATTGACACTGGCAAAACGATGCAAGCCTTGCTTTCCCTGGTCAAGCGGTATAATCCAAAGATGGTCAAGGTTGCCAGCTTGCTTGTGAAAAGGACCCCTCGAAGTGTTGGCTATAGACCGGACTTTGTTGGATTTGAAATTCCAGACAAGTTTGTTGTGGGATATGCCCTTGACTACAATGAACACTTCAGGGATTTGAATCATGTGTGTGTCATTAGTGAAActggaaaagcaaaatacaaagcCTAA